The sequence AAAAAACACATTGGGAAAACTTtaaacaaacattaattttatttatatagctcaatttcaatattccttataaaaatgttacaaagaacaaaacaagtATAGGAACACAGAAATTAATCATTATCTTTCTGCTTAGTGTATGTGCAGTGTTGTTTGGAAAAATAGGGCCtttagtttaaaatgaaaaaggacttgtgtaaacacaataaatgACTACCTGAATTAAGTTTAAAGTCTTCTCATTCAGCATCTGAATTCAAGCAGCACACGTAATCTGGTCCATTCGCGTCTCCAGCTCAAAGGCATCTGGTCGATCTTGAGGATTGACAGCCAACATGTCCTTCAGTAGCTGTTTAATCCCATCTGACATGGAAGTCCTCCGTTTCTGAGGGATGTGCAGTACCATCTTTGGGTTTTCTAGCAGCGCTTCTCCAACTGGCACAATCTCTGTACCTTGTCTAATGTATGTGCCAAGGAGCTCCCTTTTTGACTCAGCATCAATGAAAGTTATTCTTTCGATCATGGCCCATATTATAATGCCAAGAGCAAAGATGTCCGCTTTAGCAGTGTAGTGGCCTTCCCACACTTCTGGAGCCATATAAAAATCAGAGCCACAAGCTGATGACAACCAAAATTtgttcacattaacatttttgttaCCATTTTCACCTTCTTTGCCTCTACCACCAAACCCTGCACAAACTTTACTAAGTCCAAAGTCTGCAACTTTAAGAACAGGAAACCCTGACTTCTCAGAGATAAGAATATTGTCTGGTTTCAGGTCTCTGTGAACAATATTGTTCTTGTGCAGGAAAGCAACAGCACTTGTGAGCTGTAACATGAAACTAGTGTTGGTCACTGGATCTGGTCTCCTAGATAAAATAAACTGATTTAGATCCCCTCCTTCGCAGAACTCCATGACAAACCACAGGTAACACGGTTCTTCTGGGTAGCCCAAAACTCGTTCCCCTAAAATGAAGGGAGAAACAAGAGTAGAATAAgtttaatgtaaaattaattttaagttaaaGCAACATTACACATGGCCATATCTATTTGAAAATTATAAACagacaaaataatttaaaccCTTTGGTATGTAACATGCGCACGCCAAGCAGAATGGTGCTTCGTCAGTACTACACATTTAAGTGTTATGAATATATGCCAGTCTGACTGACTCTCTTCAAGgaacaaaagttaaaaatgactTGGTTTGCACAACAATCAAAGAAAAACTACATGACACTATCTAATGTGCCATCTTCTGACTTGTTCTGTACCTAGTTAATTCTTCACTGCTTGTTTTATTAGTGCATCACCTTCAAAGTTCAATTACATTTTACTTAAGAATACatcttgcttttttctttacattatatAACTGATTTAGTACATACTACTGTGTTCAAGAGAATACAGAAGTAATTTGGAATGTAATGGTATAAGTAGTATGTTATGAGATTTTTCTGGTAATAAAAAGATTAATTTGTTTCAAGGTATAGTTGCTGCTAAATAGGACACTGGAGAGTGGTGAAAAGTTGCATGTTGATTACCACATACAAATTCACCCTACTGTGTACACGTCATGATCAGGACCACATAAACTTGAAAACAATCATTTAAACAGAGATGGTCCACAGAACAAATCATCAAGTGGAGCACACTCACATGAGAAACTTGCTCATAGTTACACAATGAACCTTGGGAAAGGACTGAACAGTCAGTCTCCCTTGTGATTTACTGTTTAATACTTTAGCAA comes from Polypterus senegalus isolate Bchr_013 chromosome 14, ASM1683550v1, whole genome shotgun sequence and encodes:
- the stk35 gene encoding serine/threonine-protein kinase 35 gives rise to the protein MDTGDGERRRTKSLRAYRRNGVQNAKMKSEVEEKVLKTVATEDMKVSVQKSCFPDGVTKTGTAGRRLGPRYSLLREVGRGSYGVVYEAVARKSGAKVAVKKIRCDAPENVELALAEFWALASLERRHENVVQLEECVLQKNGMAQKMSHGNKQSEQYLRLVETSLKGERVLGYPEEPCYLWFVMEFCEGGDLNQFILSRRPDPVTNTSFMLQLTSAVAFLHKNNIVHRDLKPDNILISEKSGFPVLKVADFGLSKVCAGFGGRGKEGENGNKNVNVNKFWLSSACGSDFYMAPEVWEGHYTAKADIFALGIIIWAMIERITFIDAESKRELLGTYIRQGTEIVPVGEALLENPKMVLHIPQKRRTSMSDGIKQLLKDMLAVNPQDRPDAFELETRMDQITCAA